The proteins below come from a single Rosa rugosa chromosome 2, drRosRugo1.1, whole genome shotgun sequence genomic window:
- the LOC133733763 gene encoding factor of DNA methylation 4-like isoform X2, translating into MSQDSGLRAVCHGSEIMNIRMLQTNARGYLEKALSEQEKAFLEQDEALKVSEAQKKDLKKQLEESEAQNEVLKKQLEQSVSRNKVLQQRNNSIRLEYLKELQLSEEHKREKNELFKTIIELEKQLDVKTALALEIERIRGALLLIKQMHEDGDLQGRNKMNKIEELLKKKEEDLTMVELIVKEWISNDEIQEAQKELIVGLWDSSKQAFIHVKRVGVDINPFQTATSRNFFKEANIELLELWSLWADYTRDESWHPFKVIVDKVGNAKDPSLHPCYLLSSFYHAD; encoded by the exons ATGTCTCAAGATTCAGGGTTGAGAGCGGTGTGTCACGGTTCAGAAATAATGAATATTA GAATGCTGCAAACCAACGCACGTGGCTACCTTGAAAAGGCATTGTCGGAGCAGGAAAAGGCATTCTTAGAGCAGGATGAAGCCTTGAAAGTATCCGAAGCTCAGAAGAAAGATTTGAAGAAACAGCTTGAGGAGAGTGAAGCTCAGAACGAAGTGCTTAAGAAACAGCTTGAGCAGAGTGTTTCTCGGAATAAAGTGCTACAACAAAGG AATAACAGCATTAGGTTGGAATATCTAAAGGAGTTACAGCTTTCAGAAGAACATAAG agagaaaagaatgaatTGTTTAAAACAATCATTGAATTGGAAAAGCAGCTTGACGTCAAAACTGCATTGGCGCTAGAGATTGAGCGTATAAGAGGTGCTTTATTGTTAATCAAACAAATGCATGAAGATGGGGATTTGCAAGGGCGAAATAAGATGAATAAGATTGAGGAACTGttaaagaagaaggaagaggacTTGACCATGGTCGAACTTATCGTCAAGGAGTGGATAAGTAATGATGAAATTCAGGAAGCTCAGAAGGAGTTGATCGTT GGACTGTGGGATTCATCAAAGCAGGCTTTTATTCATGTGAAGAGAGTGGGAGTTGACATCAATCCATTTCAAACTGCAACCAGCAGAAATTTTTTCAAAGAAGCAAATATTGAATTGTTGGAGTTGTGGTCTTTATGGGCCGATTATACTAGGGACGAGAGCTGGCACCCATTCAAAGTTATTGTGGATAAAGTAGGAAATGCAAAG GATCCAAGTTTACATCCTTGTTACCTTCTTTCCAGCTTCTATCATGCTGACTAG
- the LOC133733763 gene encoding factor of DNA methylation 4-like isoform X1: MSQDSGLRAVCHGSEIMNIRMLQTNARGYLEKALSEQEKAFLEQDEALKVSEAQKKDLKKQLEESEAQNEVLKKQLEQSVSRNKVLQQRNNSIRLEYLKELQLSEEHKREKNELFKTIIELEKQLDVKTALALEIERIRGALLLIKQMHEDGDLQGRNKMNKIEELLKKKEEDLTMVELIVKEWISNDEIQEAQKELIVGLWDSSKQAFIHVKRVGVDINPFQTATSRNFFKEANIELLELWSLWADYTRDESWHPFKVIVDKVGNAKEIIDEKDATLKFIMNEFDEEFYKFVTTALVKVNENENKNDPSYNHIRPVMWNCKTGRRATVRDVYLKAVDWWNKA; this comes from the exons ATGTCTCAAGATTCAGGGTTGAGAGCGGTGTGTCACGGTTCAGAAATAATGAATATTA GAATGCTGCAAACCAACGCACGTGGCTACCTTGAAAAGGCATTGTCGGAGCAGGAAAAGGCATTCTTAGAGCAGGATGAAGCCTTGAAAGTATCCGAAGCTCAGAAGAAAGATTTGAAGAAACAGCTTGAGGAGAGTGAAGCTCAGAACGAAGTGCTTAAGAAACAGCTTGAGCAGAGTGTTTCTCGGAATAAAGTGCTACAACAAAGG AATAACAGCATTAGGTTGGAATATCTAAAGGAGTTACAGCTTTCAGAAGAACATAAG agagaaaagaatgaatTGTTTAAAACAATCATTGAATTGGAAAAGCAGCTTGACGTCAAAACTGCATTGGCGCTAGAGATTGAGCGTATAAGAGGTGCTTTATTGTTAATCAAACAAATGCATGAAGATGGGGATTTGCAAGGGCGAAATAAGATGAATAAGATTGAGGAACTGttaaagaagaaggaagaggacTTGACCATGGTCGAACTTATCGTCAAGGAGTGGATAAGTAATGATGAAATTCAGGAAGCTCAGAAGGAGTTGATCGTT GGACTGTGGGATTCATCAAAGCAGGCTTTTATTCATGTGAAGAGAGTGGGAGTTGACATCAATCCATTTCAAACTGCAACCAGCAGAAATTTTTTCAAAGAAGCAAATATTGAATTGTTGGAGTTGTGGTCTTTATGGGCCGATTATACTAGGGACGAGAGCTGGCACCCATTCAAAGTTATTGTGGATAAAGTAGGAAATGCAAAG GAAATTATTGATGAGAAGGATGCCACATTGAAATTTATAATGAACGAGTTTGATGAAGAATTTTACAAGTTTGTCACAACTGCCTTGGTCAAAGTGAACGAGAATGAGAACAAGAATGATCCCAGTTATAATCATATAAGACCCGTGATGTGGAACTGTAAGACAGGGAGGAGAGCTACAGTTAGAGATGTATATTTGAAAGCGGTGGATTGGTGGAACAAAGCATAA